The following are encoded together in the Primulina tabacum isolate GXHZ01 chromosome 18, ASM2559414v2, whole genome shotgun sequence genome:
- the LOC142533244 gene encoding spermidine synthase 1: protein MPEGVQSATDPREVENQGPSGCSTMEVNHSGGGAAENLPECISAVIPGWFSEISPMWPGEAHSLKVEKILFQGKSDYQNVLVFQSSTYGKVLVLDGVIQLTERDECAYQEMIAHLPLCSIPTPKKVLVIGGGDGGVLREVSRHSSVEKIDICEIDKMVVDVSKQFFPSVSVGFDDPRVNLHIGDGVAFLKAVPEGSYDAVIVDSSDPVGPAKELFEKPFFESVAKALRPGGVVCTQAESIWLHMHIIEDIVSNCRQIFKGSVNYAWTTVPTYPSGVMGFMLCATEGPSVDFKKPINPIDADISHVKTNGPLKFYNSEIHSAAFCLPSFARKVIDAKVN from the exons ATGCCAGAAGGGGTTCAATCTGCCACTGATCCGCGCGAGGTGGAGAACCAGGGACCGAGCGGCTGTTCTACGATGGAAGTCAACCACAGCGGCGGCGGTGCGGCGGAGAACTTGCCCGAGTGCATCTCTGCTGTCATTCCTGGATGGTTCTCCGAGATTAGCCCAATGTGGCCTG GAGAAGCACACTCTTTAAAggtagaaaaaatattattccaGGGAAAATCTGACTATCAGAATGTGTTGGTTTTTCAG TCATCAACTTATGGAAAAGTTCTTGTCTTGGATGGTGTAATTCAACTCACAGAGAGGGATGAATGTGCTTATCAAGAAATGATTGCCCATCTTCCACTTTGCTCAATACCAACTCCAAAAAAG GTTCTTGTAATTGGAGGAGGAGATGGCGGTGTCTTGCGAGAAGTGTCTCGTCATTCCTCTGTTGAGAAGATTGACATCTGTGAGATTGATAAGATGGTAGTTGAT GTATCTAAACAATTTTTCCCCAGTGTGTCTGTCGGCTTTGATGATCCCCGTGTGAACTTGCACATTGGAGACG GAGTTGCATTTCTCAAGGCTGTGCCAGAAGGAAGTTATGATGCAGTCATAGTGGATTCTTCAGACCCAGTAG GCCCTGCAAAAGAGTTGTTTGAAAAGCCTTTCTTTGAGTCAGTGGCAAAGGCTCTTCGCCCAGGAGGAGTCGTATGTACTCAAGCTGAAAGCATATGGCTTCACATGCACATCATTGAAGATATTGTTTCCAATTGTCGCCAAATTTTCAAGGGCTCTGTCAATTACGCTTGGACCACGGTACCAACATACCCAAG TGGTGTTATGGGATTCATGCTTTGCGCGACCGAAGGTCCCTCAGTTGATTTCAAGAAACCAATCAATCCAATTGATGCAGATATTAGTCATGTCAAAACAAATGGACCTTTGAAATTCTACAACTCCGAG ATCCATTCTGCAGCTTTCTGTCTACCCTCGTTTGCCCGGAAGGTGATTGATGCGAAAGTGAATTGA